A portion of the Phocoena sinus isolate mPhoSin1 chromosome 9, mPhoSin1.pri, whole genome shotgun sequence genome contains these proteins:
- the RINT1 gene encoding RAD50-interacting protein 1, with protein sequence MLLAGDFGKAPATRCCSENGDQRKNIKEKSDINIAAVVGNQPVCESTDNGDLPSYVAVFIEQEVGNDLKSLKKLDKLIEQMTESKMQLEEQVLTVSSEIPKRIQSALKSAEESKQFLNHFLEQESHLFSSINSHLLTAQPWIEDLGAMINQIGEIERHLAYLKWISQIEELSDNIQQYLMTNNVPEAASTLASMAELDIKLQESSCTHLLGFMRATVKFWHKILKDKLTSDFEEILAQLHWPFIAPPQSQTVGISRPASAPEIYSNLETLFCQLLKLQTSDELLTETKQLPEKYSLPASPTVILPIQIMLTPLQKRFRYHFRGNRQTNVISKPEWYLAQVLMWIGNHTQFLDEKIQPILDKVGSSVNARLEFSRGLMMLVLEKLAADIPCLLYDDSLFCHLVDEVLLFERELHSVHGYPSTFANCMHILSEETCFQRWLTVERKFALQKMDSMLSSEAAWISQYKDITDVDEMKVPDCAETFMTLLLVITDRYKNLPTASRKLQFLELQKDLVDDFRIRLTQVMKEETRASLGFRYCAILNAVNYISTVLADWADNVFFLQLQQAALEVFAENNTLSKLQLGQLASMESSVFDDMINLLERLKHDMLTRQVDHVFREVKDAAKLYKKERWLSLPSQSEQAVMSLSSSACPLLLTLRDRLLQLEQQLCFSLFKIFWQMLVEKLDIYIYQEVSKSRLYVGL encoded by the exons ATGCTCCTGGCCGGGGATTTCGGCAAGGCGCCGGCGACCCGG TGCTGCTCTGAAAATGGTGACCAAAGGAAGAACATCAAGGAGAAAA GTGACATAAATATTGCAGCTGTCGTTGGAAACCAACCAGTCTGTGAAAGTACAGATAACGGTGATCTCCCTTCCTATGTGGCGGTATTTATAGAACAGGAAGTTGGAAATGACCTTAAATCTTTAAAGAAACTTGATAAACTCATAGAACAGatgacagaaagtaaaatgcagTTAGAAGAACAG GTACTTACAGTTTCATCAGAAATCcctaaaagaattcagagtgcCTTAAAAAGTGCAGAAGAATCAAAGCAATTCCTTAATCACTTTCTGGAGCAAGAAAGCCATCTCTTCAGTTCCATTAACAGCCATCTGCTGACTGCACAGCCCTGGATAGAAGATCTCGGAGCCATGATTAACCAAATCGGAGAGATTGAACGGCATCTTGCTTATCTTAAATGGATTTCACAAATTGAAGAACTCAG TGATAACATTCAGCAATATCTGATGACCAATAATGTCCCAGAGGCAGCTTCTACTCTGGCCTCTATGGCAGAACTTGACATCAAGCTTCAGGAATCATCCTGTACTCATCTTCTTGGTTTCATGAGAGCCACTGTTAAATTCTGGCATAAAATTCTCAAGGACAAGCTTACAAG TGACTTTGAGGAAATTTTAGCACAGCTTCATTGGCCATTCATCGCACCCCCTCAGTCTCAGACTGTTGGCATAAGTCGACCAGCCAGTGCCCCTGAGATATACAGTAACTTGGAGACACTATTTTGTCAGCTCCTGAAACTACAAACCTC AGATGAATTACTTACTGAGACAAAACAACTTCCAGAAAAATACTCTCTTCCTGCATCCCCTACTGTCATCCTGCCCATCCAGATTATGCTGACTCCCCTTCAAAAGAGGTTCAGGTATCACTTCAGAGGGAACCGACAAACTAATGTTATAAGCAAG CCCGAATGGTACTTGGCTCAGGTACTTATGTGGATTGGGAACCACACTCAGTTTCTGGATGAGAAGATTCAGCCAATATTAGACAAAGTAGGCTCTTCGGTAAATGCAAGG CTTGAATTTTCTCGGGGCCTTATGATGCTGGTTCTTGAAAAGTTAGCTGCTGATATTCCTTGTCTGCTCTATGATGACAGTCTCTTCTGTCATTTGGTGGATGAGGTGCTTTTGTTTGAAAGAGAACTACACAGCGTTCATGGCTATCCCAGCACTTTTGCTAATTGTATGCATATTCTGTCAGAAGAGACCTGTTTTCAGAGATGGTTGACTGTGGAGAGAAAAT TTGCTCTTCAAAAAATGGACTCAATGCTCTCGTCAGAAGCTGCCTGGATATCCCAATATAAGGATATCACTGATGTGGATGAGATGAAAGTTCCAGACTGTGCAGAGACGTTTATGACACTACTCTTGGTTATAACTG ACAGAtataaaaatcttcccacagCTTCCAGAAAGCTGCAGTTCCTGGAGTTACAGAAGGACTTAGTAGATGATTTTAGGATACGATTAACTCAGGTGATGAAAGAAGAGACTAGAGCTTCCCTTGGCTTTCGATATTGTGCAATTCTTAATGCCGTGAACTATATCTCAACAGTACTAGCAGATTGGGCTGACAATGTT ttctttctacAACTTCAACAGGCAGCATTGGAAGTCTTTGCAGAGAATAACACTCTCAGTAAATTGCAGCTGGGGCAACTGGCCTCTATGGAGAGCTCTGTCTTTGATGACATGATTAACCTGTTAGAGCGTTTAAAGCATGACATGCTGACCCGGCAAGTAGACCATGTTTTTAGAGAAGTTAAAGATGCtgcaaaattgtataaaaaagaaag gTGGTTGTCCTTGCCATCGCAGTCAGAGCAGGCAGTGATGTCCCTGTCCAGTTCGGCTTGCCCCTTACTGCTTACTTTACGAGACCGTTTACTGCAATTGGAGCAGCAGCTCTGCTTCTCCTTATTTAAAATCTTCTGGCAAATGCTTGTAGAGAAGCTGGACATATACATCTACCAAGAAGTAAGTAAGAGTAGACTGTATGTTGGGCTGTGA